A stretch of the Teredinibacter haidensis genome encodes the following:
- a CDS encoding immune inhibitor A domain-containing protein, giving the protein MDRFLHYLLSALLLLPLSAMGARSSHLSGAPFDLAIANEERLIEMLKKSGKISSYASRSEAETALYAMLKQRQTAAMDAVQNLSESAQFNSTVPQKHFGSANFGKGYQAKKHFRGGSSRPDSVEDEIYEGGVNQAKLLTVLIEFPDYPHNSVLPEDTDMYYENYTKAHYESLLFNEDGFSGPNGETLITMQGYYKSQSGGSYGVTGAVAGWYMASKNAAYYGANDPYSENDMAPRELVIEALLAAQADPDVNLADFDIEDRYDLDGDGDYWEPDGLVDHVQIIHSAIGEEAGGGALLEDAIWSHRWNLDDILTLDDTATDITYWGGVMAAYDYTIQPIDAAPGVICHEYGHDLGLPDEYDTMYSGRGEPVSYWSLMASGSWTGKVAGTQPTGFSAWSKEFLQDTMGGNWLTGARLHIDDLNFRGERLLLDQAATKGTNNDVVRVDLPDKKTVVVEPASGEWVYFSGSGDDLYNYLVTEVDLTTATTAALEFKANIDIEEDWDYAYVAVNGVAIPGNITTDFDPFGQNFGNGITGKSDGWIDAVFDLTAYVGEVVSLEVYYITDAYVSNPGLYLDDISIVTDGGSTLIADAESDLSDIGLSGFTRDMGYVLSTHYYLMEWRTHKGIDEGLKYIPVADQYMSSNEGLLLWYVDDYFSDNWVGVHPGDGYVGVVDADQRTLVWSDGYVASTRYQIHDAAFSLKPASFLWLLLDDPEAGEISMFDFFNRPKPFFSDHLSYLSPEIPDAGRVIPHYGLHIRVIANSRDGTVGKVKLSRVPAIGTWREGGY; this is encoded by the coding sequence ATGGACCGATTTTTACACTATCTGTTGTCAGCATTATTACTTTTACCGCTAAGTGCAATGGGGGCTCGCAGCTCGCATCTTTCCGGTGCACCATTCGATTTGGCAATAGCCAATGAAGAGCGTCTTATCGAGATGCTGAAAAAGTCGGGAAAGATATCCTCTTACGCTTCAAGGAGTGAAGCCGAAACGGCACTCTATGCCATGTTAAAGCAGCGCCAGACAGCTGCAATGGATGCAGTTCAGAATTTGTCGGAATCCGCTCAGTTTAACTCTACGGTACCTCAAAAGCATTTTGGTAGCGCCAATTTTGGTAAGGGTTACCAGGCTAAAAAACATTTTCGGGGTGGCTCTTCTCGGCCGGATTCCGTTGAAGACGAAATTTATGAAGGTGGTGTTAACCAAGCAAAATTACTAACGGTTCTTATTGAATTTCCAGATTATCCTCATAACAGCGTTCTGCCTGAGGATACGGATATGTATTACGAAAATTATACTAAAGCTCACTATGAATCGTTGCTGTTTAATGAGGATGGCTTTAGCGGACCAAATGGTGAAACTTTAATTACCATGCAGGGCTACTATAAATCGCAGTCCGGTGGAAGTTACGGTGTAACAGGGGCCGTTGCCGGTTGGTATATGGCCAGTAAAAATGCTGCTTACTACGGCGCAAATGATCCTTATAGCGAAAATGATATGGCTCCAAGGGAGCTGGTTATTGAAGCGCTTTTGGCCGCGCAGGCAGACCCTGATGTGAATTTGGCTGATTTCGATATTGAGGACCGCTACGATCTTGATGGCGATGGCGATTACTGGGAGCCGGACGGACTTGTCGATCACGTACAGATTATTCATTCTGCTATTGGAGAAGAGGCGGGTGGCGGCGCGTTGCTGGAAGATGCAATTTGGTCGCACCGTTGGAACCTCGATGACATCTTAACTTTGGATGATACCGCAACCGATATTACCTATTGGGGCGGCGTTATGGCTGCTTACGATTACACCATTCAGCCCATCGATGCTGCACCGGGGGTTATTTGTCATGAATACGGCCACGATCTTGGCCTGCCGGATGAATACGATACGATGTACAGCGGCAGGGGTGAGCCTGTCTCATATTGGTCTTTGATGGCAAGTGGCTCATGGACGGGAAAAGTTGCAGGTACTCAGCCGACAGGATTTAGCGCCTGGTCGAAAGAATTTCTTCAAGATACCATGGGTGGCAATTGGCTTACCGGTGCGCGTCTGCATATAGACGACCTCAATTTTAGAGGTGAGCGCTTGCTGCTTGATCAGGCCGCTACCAAGGGAACCAATAACGACGTTGTCCGCGTAGACCTGCCCGATAAAAAGACGGTTGTCGTTGAGCCTGCAAGTGGTGAATGGGTTTACTTTAGCGGTAGTGGCGACGATCTTTATAACTACCTTGTTACAGAGGTTGATTTAACTACAGCTACAACGGCAGCGCTGGAATTTAAGGCAAATATTGATATTGAAGAGGATTGGGATTACGCCTATGTTGCCGTAAATGGCGTCGCTATTCCGGGAAATATTACAACGGACTTTGATCCCTTTGGACAGAATTTTGGCAATGGTATTACGGGGAAAAGTGACGGTTGGATTGATGCGGTATTTGATCTTACGGCGTATGTTGGTGAGGTTGTATCCCTTGAAGTTTATTATATAACCGATGCCTATGTGAGTAATCCGGGGTTGTATCTGGACGATATCTCCATTGTTACCGATGGCGGCAGTACGTTAATTGCTGATGCGGAAAGTGACCTCTCTGATATTGGCTTAAGCGGTTTCACGCGTGATATGGGCTATGTTCTAAGTACGCATTATTATCTGATGGAGTGGCGTACACACAAGGGCATTGATGAAGGATTAAAATATATCCCAGTTGCAGACCAGTATATGTCGAGTAATGAAGGGTTGTTGTTGTGGTATGTCGATGATTACTTTAGTGATAACTGGGTTGGTGTTCACCCTGGTGATGGGTATGTCGGTGTTGTAGATGCCGATCAGCGCACTCTTGTTTGGAGCGATGGCTACGTGGCCTCCACGCGGTATCAGATTCATGATGCTGCTTTCAGCCTTAAGCCTGCGAGCTTTCTTTGGTTGCTACTTGATGATCCAGAGGCGGGGGAGATATCGATGTTTGATTTTTTCAACAGGCCCAAGCCCTTTTTTAGCGACCATTTAAGCTATCTGTCTCCAGAGATTCCGGATGCAGGGCGAGTGATTCCTCATTATGGTTTACATATACGGGTAATAGCTAACAGCCGGGATGGTACGGTGGGTAAAGTTAAGCTCTCTAGAGTGCCTGCTATAGGCACGTGGAGAGAAGGGGGCTACTAA
- a CDS encoding non-reducing end alpha-L-arabinofuranosidase family hydrolase has translation MLMINKALQRVATLLCTGFVAVFTSVASAAQCEYLVTNEWNGGFTGAVRITNNESSALTTWELSWEYGDGSAITNSWNVSLSGNNPYTATPLGWNANIAPGGIVEFGFQGSKGADSASTPTLLGDICGGTSSSSSSSSSSSSSSSSSSSSSSSSSSSSNSSSSSSSSSSLSSSSSSSSNGGACVIQCDWYGETHPLCENQTSGWGWENNQSCIGSTTCESQSGNGGIVETCTNSSSSSSSSSSSSSSSNSSSSSSSSSSAGIPVGSILVYAVNAGGAALTIGDVAYNADNFYSGGTANPTTNAIDGTTADALYQSERYGTVTYEIPVTNATYTVELHFAELYQTASDSRYFSVSVEGQPVLTDKDLYADVGPQTAFDVIVPSVNVADEKLTIELTASLDNATISGLAIYSNDGGVFVQPSEPDGCDLPSNLSWTSTDAIIQPKNGASNVKDPSIVYYDNKYHVFATAYTSGSYRSIYLNFSDFSQASSATHTSFSPGGSSTVAPQVFFFSPQNKWYIVTQWNAKYTTTTNINDPSSWTAPQAFWPSTSGGHAGALDYWVICDDANCYMYFFKDDGVMYYVKTSVGNFPNFDINQVQTANISGSGGQSIVFEAGNVYKVKGTDKYLLMVEGWGTSESRRLYRAWTSTSLDGPWEAYKTSESDPFAGLNNVTFPNGQWSQQISHGELVRAGYDEKMELDACNMKFLYQGVDLSGHSGSYDERPYKLGLLEAN, from the coding sequence ATGTTGATGATTAATAAGGCACTTCAGCGTGTTGCCACGCTGCTGTGTACGGGTTTCGTTGCGGTATTTACTTCCGTAGCATCCGCCGCACAGTGCGAATACTTAGTGACCAATGAATGGAATGGAGGCTTTACAGGCGCCGTTCGAATTACCAATAACGAATCTTCCGCATTAACAACGTGGGAACTTTCCTGGGAGTACGGCGACGGTTCCGCTATTACCAATAGCTGGAATGTCAGCCTTTCTGGCAACAACCCCTACACTGCAACACCCCTAGGCTGGAACGCTAACATTGCACCTGGCGGAATCGTGGAGTTCGGTTTCCAGGGGAGCAAAGGTGCTGATTCGGCTTCGACGCCAACTCTCCTTGGGGATATCTGTGGAGGCACCAGCAGCAGCTCTAGTTCAAGTTCAAGTTCAAGTTCAAGTTCAAGTTCAAGTTCAAGTTCAAGTTCAAGTTCAAGTTCAAGTTCAAATTCAAGTTCAAGTTCAAGTAGCAGCTCTAGCTTGAGTAGTTCCAGCAGCAGTTCAAGTAATGGAGGCGCCTGTGTTATTCAGTGTGACTGGTACGGTGAAACTCATCCTTTGTGTGAAAACCAAACTTCAGGCTGGGGTTGGGAAAACAACCAAAGCTGTATCGGCTCAACAACCTGTGAAAGCCAGTCGGGCAACGGTGGTATTGTCGAGACGTGTACGAATTCGTCCAGCTCAAGTTCCTCCAGTAGCAGCTCTTCCAGCAGCTCAAATTCTAGTTCATCGAGCAGCTCTTCAAGCTCCGCTGGAATCCCTGTCGGCTCGATCCTCGTCTACGCCGTAAACGCCGGAGGAGCTGCCTTGACGATTGGCGACGTTGCCTACAATGCAGACAACTTCTACTCTGGTGGAACAGCCAATCCCACGACTAATGCGATTGACGGAACAACGGCAGACGCCCTTTACCAAAGCGAGCGTTACGGCACGGTCACATACGAGATCCCAGTTACTAACGCCACCTACACCGTAGAATTACACTTTGCTGAACTGTATCAAACGGCCTCCGACAGCCGTTACTTCAGTGTATCGGTGGAAGGGCAACCGGTACTTACCGATAAAGACCTATACGCCGATGTCGGCCCCCAAACAGCTTTCGATGTTATTGTGCCAAGTGTGAATGTGGCTGACGAAAAGCTAACAATAGAACTTACGGCTAGTCTCGATAATGCAACAATCAGTGGCCTTGCCATTTACTCCAATGATGGTGGCGTATTTGTCCAGCCGTCCGAACCTGACGGTTGCGATCTACCTAGCAATTTGAGCTGGACCTCCACCGACGCAATCATCCAACCAAAAAACGGTGCTTCGAATGTGAAGGATCCGTCTATCGTTTACTACGATAACAAGTATCACGTATTCGCTACCGCTTACACATCTGGCTCCTATCGATCCATCTATCTCAATTTCTCTGATTTTAGCCAGGCATCTTCAGCAACTCACACGAGCTTTTCTCCTGGCGGCAGCTCAACTGTCGCACCTCAGGTATTCTTTTTCTCGCCGCAAAACAAGTGGTACATCGTTACCCAGTGGAATGCCAAGTACACAACAACAACCAACATTAATGACCCCAGTAGCTGGACAGCTCCCCAAGCATTTTGGCCTAGCACTAGCGGCGGCCATGCGGGTGCGCTTGATTATTGGGTCATATGTGATGATGCCAACTGTTACATGTACTTCTTTAAAGATGACGGCGTCATGTACTACGTTAAAACCTCGGTCGGCAACTTCCCGAACTTTGATATTAACCAAGTTCAAACAGCTAACATCTCGGGCAGTGGCGGACAAAGTATCGTCTTCGAGGCAGGAAATGTGTACAAGGTTAAAGGTACCGATAAATATCTTCTGATGGTTGAAGGCTGGGGTACCTCCGAAAGTCGACGCTTGTATCGAGCCTGGACCTCCACCAGTTTAGATGGGCCTTGGGAAGCCTATAAAACATCGGAAAGTGATCCATTTGCAGGTCTCAACAACGTCACCTTCCCGAATGGCCAATGGTCACAACAGATCAGCCATGGCGAACTGGTACGGGCCGGCTACGACGAGAAAATGGAGCTTGATGCCTGTAATATGAAATTTTTGTA